In candidate division KSB1 bacterium, the following are encoded in one genomic region:
- a CDS encoding N-acetylmuramoyl-L-alanine amidase — protein sequence MSIKSFLFRVSALGGRCGLLLVAAICLSAGSLAQPQENNSVSHDAKQKLSLVTLPEMGNVQFVALGEVAELLDLRTFYSEKARKVILYVGSSQVKVTAMNPFVQINDRLVQLPLETRYADGDILVPLRYFVDLLRPLYPHRWPEELDFAKPTRQADNNASNLAAAEKTAPAPAPPTPSGPANISKILVEEKANGTLIRLQTSRPFARKQVSTRLSQRWLYIDVVGARFDSGAVRSIRPAGIVQRVVPQYAGAVAQISCQLKEDIDQKRISVSGLNNEILISLPTLDQLSTSVLRNLETARRKWLIDTIVLDPGHGGHDPGAIGPNGVREKDITLAIAKRVKRLLEKNIEARVVMTRDNDSYLSPRERTKLANEVQGKIFISIHCNSNLNRRVNGVTTYILGPARSEEALEVARRENAVIKYDPDSSSYAGEGEESFILAAMAQSAFNRESEDFAAMIQEEICQSVKLPNRGVKQAGFYVMVGASMPNILIETAFISNPKEEALLKDAGFQQDVAEAIVNGIRKFKEKYEWGI from the coding sequence TTGTCCATCAAATCTTTTCTTTTCCGCGTTTCGGCTCTTGGCGGCCGCTGCGGCCTGTTGTTGGTTGCAGCGATCTGCCTGAGCGCCGGATCGCTAGCCCAACCGCAAGAAAATAATTCCGTCTCCCATGACGCCAAGCAAAAGCTGTCGCTTGTGACGCTGCCGGAAATGGGCAACGTTCAATTCGTGGCGCTCGGCGAAGTGGCGGAATTGCTCGATCTCCGCACGTTTTACAGCGAAAAAGCCCGCAAAGTCATTCTCTACGTCGGCAGCAGCCAGGTGAAGGTTACGGCGATGAATCCGTTCGTGCAGATCAACGACCGGCTGGTGCAACTGCCGCTGGAAACACGTTATGCCGACGGCGATATCCTGGTGCCGCTGCGCTATTTTGTAGATTTACTCCGTCCGCTTTATCCCCACCGCTGGCCGGAAGAACTGGACTTTGCCAAACCCACCCGCCAGGCCGACAATAACGCTTCCAATTTGGCTGCGGCTGAAAAAACAGCGCCGGCGCCCGCCCCACCAACGCCAAGCGGTCCGGCGAATATCTCCAAAATCCTCGTTGAAGAAAAAGCCAACGGCACGCTGATTCGTTTGCAAACCTCGCGGCCGTTTGCCCGCAAGCAGGTCAGCACCCGGCTCAGCCAGCGCTGGTTGTATATCGACGTCGTTGGCGCGCGCTTTGATTCAGGCGCCGTGCGCTCCATCCGGCCCGCCGGCATCGTGCAACGCGTGGTGCCGCAATACGCCGGCGCCGTCGCCCAGATTTCCTGCCAGTTGAAAGAAGACATCGACCAGAAGCGCATCAGCGTCAGCGGGCTGAACAATGAGATTCTCATCTCCTTGCCGACGCTCGATCAGTTGTCCACCAGCGTGTTGCGCAATCTCGAGACGGCGCGCCGCAAATGGCTGATTGACACCATCGTGCTCGATCCCGGCCACGGCGGGCACGACCCTGGGGCCATTGGTCCCAATGGCGTGCGCGAAAAAGACATCACCCTCGCCATCGCCAAGCGGGTCAAAAGGCTTCTGGAAAAAAATATCGAGGCACGGGTTGTTATGACGAGAGATAACGACAGCTATCTTTCTCCGCGAGAGCGCACGAAATTGGCCAACGAGGTGCAAGGCAAAATTTTTATCAGCATTCATTGTAATTCCAATCTCAACCGCCGGGTAAATGGCGTGACGACCTACATCCTGGGGCCGGCGCGCAGCGAAGAAGCGCTCGAAGTCGCGAGGCGGGAGAACGCCGTCATCAAATACGATCCGGACAGCAGCTCCTACGCCGGCGAAGGCGAAGAAAGTTTCATTTTGGCCGCCATGGCCCAAAGCGCCTTCAATCGCGAAAGTGAGGACTTTGCCGCCATGATTCAGGAGGAAATTTGCCAGAGCGTCAAGCTGCCCAATCGCGGCGTCAAACAAGCCGGCTTTTACGTCATGGTCGGCGCCTCCATGCCCAACATTCTCATTGAAACCGCCTTTATCTCCAACCCCAAAGAAGAAGCCCTCCTCAAGGACGCCGGCTTTCAGCAGGATGTTGCCGAAGCGATTGTCAACGGCATCAGGAAGTTCAAGGAGAAATATGAATGGGGGATTTGA
- a CDS encoding rhomboid family intramembrane serine protease, whose amino-acid sequence MNYGQQYTFGLGEGLTPAVKYLLLTNVGLFFLQLAADDVIVKWLALTPDEIVQDFAVWQLVSYMFLHGGIGHILMNMLVLWMIGGELERYWGTREFLRFYFICGIGAGLLHVIVSFALSDPNVPLIPVVGASGAIYGLLMAFGILFPNRVVTLLLLFILPINIKVKYLVTIAGLIVLYSSLHYVQQPGGGVAHFAHLGGMLVGFLYLKNIKPSLRWGDTIFSNRSQKSSKGGLGKWFQQRTEKRRQMQVIRRRQQEAQLRERVDAILDKINEIGYENLSEEEKQILKKASQYLNQKNLHSEGLS is encoded by the coding sequence ATGAACTACGGGCAACAATATACTTTCGGGCTGGGTGAAGGCTTGACGCCGGCAGTCAAATACTTGCTTTTGACCAACGTTGGCCTCTTCTTCCTGCAACTCGCCGCTGACGATGTGATCGTGAAATGGCTGGCGTTGACGCCGGATGAGATTGTGCAGGACTTCGCGGTGTGGCAGCTGGTTTCGTATATGTTCCTCCACGGCGGCATCGGGCACATTTTGATGAACATGTTGGTGCTGTGGATGATCGGCGGCGAGTTGGAGCGCTACTGGGGCACCCGGGAATTTTTGCGTTTTTATTTCATTTGCGGCATCGGCGCCGGATTGCTGCACGTGATCGTGAGCTTTGCGCTTTCGGATCCCAATGTGCCCCTGATTCCAGTGGTTGGCGCCTCCGGTGCGATTTACGGGCTGCTCATGGCTTTCGGCATCCTGTTTCCCAATCGTGTCGTCACCCTGTTGTTGTTGTTCATTTTGCCCATCAACATCAAAGTCAAGTATCTCGTCACCATCGCCGGCCTGATCGTGCTGTATTCCAGCCTGCATTACGTCCAACAACCGGGCGGCGGCGTGGCGCATTTTGCGCATTTGGGTGGAATGCTGGTAGGATTTTTATATTTAAAGAACATCAAGCCGAGCCTGCGCTGGGGCGACACCATATTCAGCAACCGTTCGCAAAAATCGAGCAAGGGCGGTCTCGGCAAATGGTTTCAGCAGCGAACGGAAAAGCGGCGGCAAATGCAAGTGATCCGCCGGCGCCAACAGGAAGCTCAACTGCGCGAGCGTGTGGATGCTATTTTGGATAAAATCAATGAAATCGGTTATGAGAATCTATCGGAAGAAGAAAAACAGATTCTCAAAAAAGCCAGCCAATATCTCAACCAAAAAAATCTTCATTCCGAAGGCTTGTCATAA
- a CDS encoding glycosyltransferase: MKASFDKIRIAHVSASLHYGGKENGVVNLVNGLDPKIFENYIFTYVGGGALAQRVDPSRCRVVALGDKLGGDYRLYFKLAREFRRYRIHIAHTHSWATAMEGIIGAKLARVPIIIHGEHGTMKTDTKLHIQIQRRLWRATDQVLSVSEALRENLHKKFDFPKDRIRVVANGVDLSRFDLSCNGVDYKARLGLPPNTLVFGAIGRAVPVKAYPILLQAASLVFRDLPNSHLVLVGDGPLLDELVQSAQDSGILHRVHFLGGRKDIPEILRAFDVYVLSSESEGMSNTILEAMASGRPVIATAVGGNPELVVDGETGLLIPPNDPPALAAAITKLLREPERRRQMGALSRQRAEEKFSLEVMVRHYAEVYLEVFRRRFALNGSLRENLEAKELACETN, from the coding sequence ATGAAAGCTTCTTTCGACAAAATTAGAATCGCGCACGTTTCCGCTTCGCTGCATTATGGCGGCAAGGAGAACGGGGTCGTCAATTTAGTGAACGGCCTCGATCCAAAAATTTTTGAAAATTATATTTTCACCTACGTTGGCGGCGGGGCGTTGGCGCAGCGTGTCGATCCGAGCCGCTGCCGCGTCGTGGCGCTGGGCGACAAATTGGGCGGCGATTATCGCCTGTACTTCAAGCTGGCGCGGGAATTTAGACGTTATCGTATTCACATTGCGCACACCCATTCATGGGCAACGGCGATGGAGGGAATTATCGGCGCTAAACTGGCTCGCGTGCCGATTATCATTCACGGGGAGCACGGCACGATGAAAACCGACACCAAACTGCATATTCAAATTCAACGCCGGTTGTGGCGCGCGACCGATCAGGTGCTCTCGGTTTCGGAAGCGCTGCGGGAAAACTTGCACAAGAAATTCGATTTTCCCAAGGACCGCATTCGCGTCGTGGCCAATGGTGTCGATCTCTCGCGCTTTGATCTGTCGTGCAACGGCGTCGATTACAAGGCGCGCCTCGGTTTGCCGCCCAACACCCTGGTGTTCGGTGCCATCGGCCGGGCGGTGCCGGTCAAAGCTTATCCCATTCTCCTGCAAGCGGCCAGCCTGGTTTTTCGCGATCTTCCCAACTCGCATCTGGTGCTGGTGGGTGACGGTCCGCTTCTCGATGAACTGGTGCAATCGGCGCAGGATTCCGGCATCTTGCATCGGGTTCATTTTCTCGGCGGCCGCAAAGATATACCGGAGATTTTGCGCGCCTTTGATGTTTACGTGTTGTCTTCCGAAAGCGAGGGCATGTCCAACACCATTCTCGAGGCGATGGCCTCCGGACGGCCGGTGATCGCCACTGCGGTCGGCGGCAATCCCGAGCTGGTGGTGGACGGCGAAACCGGTTTGCTCATTCCGCCGAATGATCCGCCGGCATTGGCCGCCGCAATCACGAAATTATTGCGCGAGCCGGAACGGCGGCGGCAAATGGGAGCGCTGAGCCGCCAACGCGCTGAAGAAAAATTCAGTCTCGAGGTGATGGTGCGTCATTACGCCGAAGTCTATCTGGAAGTTTTCCGCCGCCGGTTTGCATTGAACGGAAGTTTGCGGGAGAACCTGGAAGCCAAAGAGTTGGCCTGCGAAACCAATTGA